One segment of Thermosynechococcus sp. HN-54 DNA contains the following:
- a CDS encoding DNA-directed RNA polymerase subunit beta'' yields the protein MTEKKPVFFNRIIDKKGLRNLIAWSFSNFGTARTAEMADKVKDLGFRYATRAGVSISVDDLLVPPKKQELLEAAEKEIKTAQERYSRGEITEVERFQKVIDTWNTTNEELKNEVVRHFRSTDVLNSVYMMAFSGARGNLSQVRQLVGMRGLMANPQGEIIDLPIKTNFREGLTVTEYIISSYGARKGLVDTALRTADSGYLTRRLVDVSQDVIIREEDCETERGITLRSMMVGDKVLALEDRLLGRVVLNDVCHPETGEVLVAKNQAISADLAKKIVDAGIEEVVVRSPLTCEATGSVCRLCYGWSLAHAQLVDMGEAVGIIAAQSIGEPGTQLTMRTFHTGGVFTGEVARQERAPFAGTVEYGKKLRVRPYRTRHGDDAFIVETAGKLVIKGGQQSQEFDLSQGSIVLVADGETVEAGQLLAEVAQASRSVRKSTEKVTKDVASDLAGQVKFVNLEAEEKRDRQGTTTRIAPKGGLIWVLSGEVYNLPPGAEPVVKNGDRIEAGAVLAETTVKTEHGGVVRLPEQQDSKGGREVEIITASVMLDKAKVLKETQQGREHYIIETATGQRFSLKAAPGTKVANGQVVAELIDDRYHTTTGGILKYADIEVAKKGKAKQGYEVLKGGTLLWIPEETHEVNKDISLLMVEDNQYVEAGTEVVKDIFCQNSGVVEVIQKNDILREIIIKPGELHLVDDPEAARLKHGVLVRPGEEVLPGLVVETLSQVDYLEDTPEGPAILLRPVQEFSVPDEPSVPSQDSSDSSGQSIRLRAVQRLPYKHDERVKSVDGVDLLRTQLVLEIGSEAPQLAADIEIVTDEVDPEAQRLQLVILESLVIRRDIAADQTQGSTFTSLLVKDGDHIGPGAVIARTDIKAKQAGEVQGILRSGESVRRILVVTESDRLRIETNGAKPTVKVGDLVRPGDELATGVSAPETAAVMVVADGHVILRLARPYLVSPGAVLQIEDGDLVQRGDNLALLVFERAKTGDIIQGLPRIEELLEARHPKEKCVLAVRPGTCQVTYNSDDSVDIKVIEEDGTIQEYPVLPGQNPLVVDGQKVNLADPLTDGPVDPHDILSIYFEYYKPQGLLKAAQISLEKVQSFLVNEVQSVYLTQGIEIADKHIEVVVRQMTSKVRIDDAGDTIVLSGELMSLRQAEQANEPMALTGGAPAQYTPVLLGITKASLNTDSFISAASFQETTRVLTEAAIEGKSDWLRGLKENVIIGRLIPAGTGFNSYEESTNGDEEWEEGEDRLGQTHVISPEPEPPSMTVNVTADLGEDVLIDDETAPHVIEKITGRTRDFEFASSDADDEEDDFTDEDDDYGDEEEDDAL from the coding sequence ATGACTGAGAAAAAGCCTGTTTTCTTTAACCGCATCATTGACAAAAAAGGCTTGCGGAACCTGATTGCTTGGTCGTTTAGCAACTTTGGCACCGCCCGCACAGCGGAAATGGCCGACAAAGTCAAAGACCTTGGCTTTCGCTATGCCACCCGCGCCGGCGTCTCCATTAGTGTGGATGACCTGCTCGTGCCCCCGAAAAAACAGGAACTCCTCGAAGCCGCCGAAAAGGAAATTAAAACCGCTCAGGAGCGCTACTCGCGGGGTGAAATTACGGAGGTGGAACGCTTCCAAAAGGTGATTGACACTTGGAACACCACCAACGAAGAACTGAAAAACGAGGTGGTACGCCACTTCCGCAGTACCGATGTCCTCAACTCCGTGTACATGATGGCCTTCTCAGGGGCACGGGGGAATCTCTCGCAGGTGCGTCAGTTGGTCGGAATGCGGGGGTTGATGGCCAATCCCCAAGGGGAAATCATTGACCTGCCGATTAAAACCAATTTCCGCGAAGGGCTGACGGTAACGGAGTACATTATCTCCTCCTACGGTGCGCGTAAAGGACTGGTGGATACCGCCCTGCGGACAGCGGACTCCGGTTACCTGACCCGTCGCTTGGTGGATGTCTCCCAAGATGTGATTATCCGCGAAGAGGATTGTGAAACGGAGCGGGGCATTACGCTGCGCAGTATGATGGTGGGGGATAAGGTACTGGCGCTAGAAGACCGCCTTTTGGGTCGGGTGGTGCTCAATGATGTCTGCCATCCGGAAACAGGCGAAGTGCTGGTGGCCAAAAATCAAGCCATCTCTGCTGATCTGGCGAAGAAAATTGTTGATGCTGGTATCGAAGAAGTAGTGGTGCGATCGCCCCTCACTTGCGAGGCTACTGGCTCTGTATGTCGTCTCTGCTACGGTTGGAGCCTTGCCCATGCCCAACTAGTGGATATGGGGGAAGCCGTAGGGATTATTGCTGCTCAATCCATTGGTGAACCCGGCACGCAGTTGACTATGCGTACGTTCCACACCGGCGGGGTGTTTACGGGGGAAGTGGCTCGCCAAGAACGTGCTCCCTTTGCTGGCACGGTGGAGTACGGCAAGAAATTACGGGTACGTCCCTACCGCACTCGTCACGGTGATGATGCCTTTATTGTCGAAACCGCTGGCAAGCTTGTGATCAAAGGTGGTCAGCAAAGCCAAGAATTTGACCTCTCCCAAGGGTCAATTGTGCTAGTGGCGGATGGTGAAACCGTTGAAGCCGGTCAATTGTTGGCGGAAGTGGCGCAGGCCTCCCGCAGTGTCCGCAAGTCCACGGAGAAAGTAACCAAGGATGTGGCCTCGGATTTGGCGGGTCAAGTGAAGTTCGTCAACCTCGAGGCAGAGGAGAAGCGCGATCGCCAAGGCACCACAACGCGCATTGCCCCCAAAGGTGGGTTGATTTGGGTGCTGTCTGGGGAAGTCTATAACCTACCCCCCGGTGCTGAGCCGGTTGTGAAAAATGGCGATCGCATTGAAGCGGGAGCAGTGCTAGCAGAAACCACGGTGAAAACTGAGCATGGGGGCGTGGTTCGTCTCCCTGAACAACAGGACAGCAAAGGGGGTCGCGAGGTGGAAATTATTACCGCCTCGGTGATGCTCGATAAAGCCAAGGTGCTCAAAGAAACGCAGCAGGGACGCGAGCATTACATTATTGAAACCGCTACCGGTCAGCGGTTCTCCCTGAAGGCTGCCCCCGGTACGAAAGTCGCCAATGGTCAAGTGGTGGCTGAACTCATTGACGATCGCTACCACACCACGACCGGCGGTATTCTCAAATATGCCGACATCGAAGTGGCCAAAAAAGGCAAAGCCAAGCAGGGCTATGAAGTCCTCAAGGGGGGGACGCTCCTGTGGATCCCCGAAGAAACCCATGAGGTGAATAAGGATATTTCCCTACTGATGGTCGAGGACAACCAATACGTCGAAGCGGGGACTGAGGTTGTCAAGGACATCTTCTGTCAAAACAGCGGTGTCGTCGAAGTCATCCAGAAAAACGACATCCTGCGGGAAATTATTATCAAGCCCGGCGAACTACACCTTGTGGATGATCCGGAAGCCGCGCGGCTGAAGCATGGTGTGTTGGTGCGTCCCGGTGAAGAGGTACTCCCCGGCCTTGTGGTCGAAACCCTCTCGCAAGTGGACTATCTTGAGGACACCCCCGAAGGACCAGCGATTCTGCTGCGCCCCGTCCAAGAATTTAGCGTGCCTGATGAGCCATCGGTACCCAGCCAAGACTCCAGTGATAGCTCAGGGCAGTCCATTCGCCTGCGGGCCGTACAGCGGTTGCCCTACAAACACGATGAGCGAGTTAAATCCGTTGATGGCGTTGATCTGCTGCGGACGCAGTTAGTCCTTGAAATTGGCAGCGAAGCCCCACAACTGGCCGCTGACATTGAAATTGTGACGGATGAGGTGGATCCAGAAGCCCAGCGCCTCCAACTGGTGATTTTGGAATCCTTGGTGATTCGCCGTGACATTGCTGCGGATCAAACCCAAGGCAGTACGTTTACTTCCCTCTTGGTCAAAGATGGCGATCACATTGGCCCCGGTGCCGTGATTGCCCGCACGGACATCAAAGCCAAGCAGGCGGGTGAGGTGCAGGGGATCTTGCGCAGTGGGGAATCTGTTCGCCGCATTCTGGTCGTTACTGAGAGCGATCGCTTGCGGATCGAGACCAACGGGGCTAAACCCACGGTTAAAGTTGGCGATCTCGTGCGTCCCGGCGATGAACTTGCCACGGGGGTGAGTGCCCCAGAAACAGCAGCGGTAATGGTGGTGGCCGATGGCCACGTGATCCTGCGCTTAGCCCGTCCCTACCTTGTCTCGCCGGGGGCAGTGCTGCAAATTGAGGACGGTGACCTTGTGCAGCGGGGGGATAACCTCGCCCTGTTGGTGTTTGAGCGGGCGAAAACGGGCGACATCATTCAGGGGTTACCTCGGATTGAAGAACTCCTTGAAGCTCGCCATCCCAAAGAAAAATGCGTGCTGGCTGTGCGCCCCGGCACCTGTCAAGTCACCTACAATAGTGATGACAGCGTAGATATCAAAGTCATTGAAGAGGATGGCACAATTCAGGAATACCCTGTCCTGCCGGGTCAAAACCCCTTGGTGGTGGATGGTCAAAAGGTCAATCTCGCTGACCCCCTCACCGATGGCCCTGTGGATCCTCACGACATCCTCTCCATTTACTTTGAGTACTACAAACCCCAAGGGTTACTCAAAGCCGCCCAAATTAGCCTTGAGAAGGTGCAATCCTTCTTGGTCAATGAGGTGCAGTCGGTATATCTCACCCAAGGTATTGAGATTGCCGATAAACACATTGAGGTGGTCGTCCGCCAGATGACCTCCAAGGTGCGGATTGATGATGCGGGCGATACAATCGTTCTCTCCGGGGAACTCATGAGTCTGCGTCAAGCGGAGCAAGCCAACGAACCCATGGCACTCACCGGTGGTGCACCTGCCCAATATACCCCTGTCCTCTTGGGGATTACCAAGGCCTCCCTGAATACCGATAGCTTTATTTCAGCGGCCAGTTTCCAAGAAACGACACGGGTGCTCACGGAAGCGGCTATTGAAGGCAAGTCCGATTGGCTGCGGGGACTCAAGGAAAACGTGATCATTGGCCGTCTCATCCCAGCGGGCACGGGCTTCAATAGCTACGAGGAAAGCACTAACGGCGACGAAGAGTGGGAAGAGGGTGAAGATCGCTTGGGGCAAACCCATGTCATCAGCCCTGAACCTGAACCCCCTTCAATGACGGTCAATGTGACCGCTGACCTCGGTGAGGATGTCCTCATTGACGATGAAACGGCGCCCCACGTGATTGAAAAAATCACTGGACGGACTCGCGATTTTGAATTCGCCAGTAGTGATGCTGACGATGAGGAGGATGACTTCACAGACGAGGACGATGACTATGGGGATGAAGAGGAGGATGACGCCCTCTAA
- a CDS encoding M48 family metallopeptidase — protein sequence MPVSAYSSLRADQFRHPRDREATQALQQVPGLDILVRTLLGSVAEQAFYLENIGSSLRLSEQQLPEIYALHMEACRILGLEPPQLYLKQHPVPNAYTFAMRGKQPFVVLHSSLVELLTPKELQAVLAHELGHLKCEHGVYLTIANLLLFATSQLSPWGLLLAQGLQTQLMHWLRCAELTCDRAALLVTQDPRTVASVLMKLCGGSPQWSDRLNLDAFIAQARDYEAADRGWYYLFKELQASQLTHPLPVLRAREILDWAETQQYDYLVKQLHSARE from the coding sequence ATGCCTGTTTCAGCGTATTCCAGCCTCAGGGCTGATCAGTTTCGTCATCCCCGCGATCGCGAGGCCACGCAAGCGCTACAACAAGTGCCGGGCTTGGATATTCTGGTGCGAACGCTCTTAGGCTCGGTGGCGGAGCAGGCGTTTTATCTTGAAAACATTGGCAGTAGCCTTCGCCTGAGTGAGCAGCAACTGCCGGAGATTTATGCCCTGCATATGGAGGCTTGCCGTATTTTAGGCTTAGAGCCACCCCAACTGTATCTTAAACAACACCCAGTTCCCAATGCCTATACCTTTGCCATGCGGGGTAAGCAGCCCTTTGTGGTCTTGCACTCTTCGCTGGTGGAACTGCTGACGCCAAAGGAATTGCAGGCGGTGCTGGCGCATGAGTTGGGACACCTGAAGTGCGAACATGGGGTGTATCTGACGATCGCCAACCTACTGCTGTTTGCCACCAGTCAACTCTCCCCTTGGGGCTTGCTCTTGGCGCAAGGACTACAAACCCAATTGATGCATTGGCTGCGCTGTGCTGAACTGACCTGCGATCGCGCTGCCTTGTTGGTGACCCAAGACCCGCGTACTGTGGCCTCGGTGCTAATGAAACTCTGTGGTGGCTCCCCCCAGTGGAGCGATCGCCTGAATCTCGACGCCTTCATTGCCCAAGCCCGCGACTATGAGGCCGCTGATCGGGGTTGGTATTACCTCTTCAAGGAATTGCAAGCCAGTCAACTCACCCACCCACTGCCAGTTCTGCGGGCACGGGAAATTCTGGATTGGGCGGAAACCCAGCAGTACGATTACCTCGTCAAGCAATTACACTCCGCTCGTGAATAA
- a CDS encoding cytochrome b/b6 domain-containing protein: MAKSTPYQPLLLRLAHGAIAILALLALISGFWVYNTYDGRWGALPLPKIPDIQGLHGTIALVLLLLFPFFALYCFHWGDRRLLHKKSLAQLSQGNWRAWQRLANTLMLVAVTFALITGRMMQEEWLPTGELNRGWYLAHLGAWSVVLLSLLSHLILGAKAGGSPLLVSMVSFAIRPEDRRIGNWWRGGRLRPSNQLLLGLEIIIFLGIVIAFVLPAIITAR; encoded by the coding sequence ATGGCCAAGTCCACTCCCTATCAACCCCTTCTGCTGCGCCTTGCCCATGGGGCGATCGCGATTTTGGCACTCCTCGCTCTCATCTCAGGATTTTGGGTCTATAACACCTACGATGGCCGCTGGGGAGCACTGCCCCTACCAAAGATTCCCGATATTCAAGGCCTCCACGGGACGATTGCCCTCGTCCTTTTATTGCTGTTTCCCTTCTTTGCGCTCTACTGCTTTCATTGGGGCGATCGCCGGCTCTTGCACAAGAAATCCTTGGCGCAACTTTCCCAAGGGAATTGGCGCGCTTGGCAACGGTTGGCAAATACCCTAATGCTGGTGGCCGTCACGTTTGCCCTCATCACCGGGCGGATGATGCAGGAGGAGTGGTTGCCCACAGGCGAGCTAAATCGAGGCTGGTACTTGGCTCATTTAGGGGCTTGGAGTGTGGTGCTCCTGAGTTTGCTATCTCACTTGATTCTGGGGGCAAAGGCAGGGGGGAGCCCACTTTTGGTCTCAATGGTAAGTTTTGCAATCCGCCCAGAGGATCGGCGGATCGGAAACTGGTGGCGTGGCGGTAGGCTCAGGCCTTCCAATCAACTGTTGTTGGGTCTAGAAATCATTATTTTTCTGGGGATTGTGATCGCTTTTGTTTTGCCCGCTATCATAACTGCTCGATAA
- a CDS encoding HAS-barrel domain-containing protein: MARRSPPPQPFAEIIQTATDHCIAQCHEPASLDFPVVPALGSWVRIPDGDRVIYGIVAYVVTAPIDTIHRATALGLSLEQLRQEQPHIFALLKTEITIALIGFQEQERFYHHLPPRPPQMHQQVYGCPAEEVIALSGTLTFLRTLLTLRYGPGDALVAATLRSLYQLRQRDRQWLVQAAQYLNRLLKDDYDRLRGIIEQL, from the coding sequence ATGGCGCGGCGATCGCCTCCCCCCCAGCCCTTTGCGGAAATTATCCAGACAGCGACGGATCACTGCATTGCCCAGTGCCACGAACCCGCTAGCCTCGATTTTCCCGTGGTGCCAGCCTTGGGTAGTTGGGTGCGGATTCCTGACGGCGATCGCGTCATTTATGGTATTGTTGCCTATGTGGTGACGGCTCCCATTGACACCATTCACCGTGCCACCGCCTTGGGGCTATCCCTAGAGCAACTACGGCAAGAGCAGCCCCATATTTTTGCCCTGTTGAAAACTGAGATCACGATCGCCCTCATTGGCTTTCAGGAACAGGAACGCTTTTATCACCATTTGCCCCCCCGCCCCCCCCAAATGCACCAGCAGGTCTATGGGTGTCCCGCTGAGGAAGTGATTGCCTTGAGTGGCACATTGACCTTTTTGCGAACGCTGTTGACCCTGCGCTATGGTCCCGGCGATGCCTTGGTAGCGGCAACGTTGCGTTCCTTGTATCAACTCCGCCAGCGCGATCGCCAATGGCTGGTGCAGGCAGCCCAATACCTGAACCGACTCCTCAAGGATGACTACGATCGCCTGCGGGGCATTATCGAGCAGTTATGA
- the ndhS gene encoding photosynthetic/respiratory NAD(P)H-quinone oxidoreductase subunit S, with translation MIKPIADTYPWLPLSKARTGQGQEIINSHKHLWDKTMASDLAMTILPGMTVKVTNPNDTYYQFQGIVQRVTDGKVAVLFEGGNWDKLVTFQTSELEPVVTTPKEKAKAKK, from the coding sequence ATCATCAAACCAATAGCTGACACTTATCCTTGGCTACCCCTCAGCAAAGCACGAACGGGGCAGGGGCAGGAGATAATAAATTCACATAAACATCTTTGGGATAAGACGATGGCCAGCGACTTAGCAATGACGATTCTCCCCGGTATGACCGTGAAGGTCACCAATCCCAACGATACCTACTACCAATTTCAGGGGATTGTACAGCGGGTCACTGATGGTAAAGTGGCGGTGCTCTTTGAGGGAGGAAACTGGGATAAATTGGTTACTTTTCAGACCAGTGAGCTAGAGCCAGTCGTGACCACGCCCAAGGAAAAAGCGAAAGCCAAAAAGTAA
- a CDS encoding TolC family protein, translating into MMNDLALNPKKILMAGLLAIAPMTLPSLVQATPTTTPVAQASSQTPTSDALTPLNPNPDRLALPETVKIDLNQPLTLEQAIEVAIRNNVGLQISELQLQRARAQLRQVQAQLYPTLAFQASIGQNTSPGGQPAYLPLNFQQQLSLQQQQQQQAQQQLLAQQLAASSILNTQVQRLQQRFQGPQLTAFTDQQNLELQQQLQQLQNSASQAATPTNFSPITLAPVNQLNYRNFFTNLFGATSGATANAALVMNYTLFAGGGRSAAVQAARDQVRFSELEVQRQLQQLILDVTNDYYLAQQAKVQVQIAEAAVANAQVTLRDARAFEQAGIGTLLDVLTAEVSLANAQQNLSQARNLEITTRRQLAQRLNVNQTVDVAIAERVEPTGEWNLSLEESIILAYENRVELEQRLLQRTIALKNRQVALAASRPQLSLFASGNLLDKVTDELAPRFGYGVGLQMQLALFDGGDARASAARQEALAASAEEQYANQKDRIRLEVETAYTNLRANQKNIATARTAVTQATEGLRLARLRFQAGVGTQQEVTNAETNLTQAQGNLLAAILNYNRSLAALKRAVGYPEQTRLGGRQ; encoded by the coding sequence ATGATGAATGATCTGGCCTTGAATCCCAAGAAAATCCTGATGGCGGGACTCCTCGCGATCGCCCCCATGACGTTGCCTAGCCTTGTTCAAGCTACACCCACAACGACTCCAGTGGCACAGGCATCTTCCCAAACACCAACCTCGGATGCCCTCACGCCTCTCAACCCCAATCCCGATAGACTGGCGCTTCCTGAGACGGTCAAGATTGATCTCAATCAACCCCTCACCCTCGAGCAAGCGATTGAGGTGGCCATTCGCAATAACGTTGGCCTACAAATTAGTGAGCTACAACTGCAACGGGCACGGGCACAACTGCGACAGGTGCAAGCACAGCTTTATCCCACCCTTGCGTTTCAAGCCAGCATTGGCCAAAATACCTCCCCCGGTGGCCAGCCTGCCTACCTTCCCCTCAACTTTCAGCAGCAGCTCTCCCTGCAACAGCAGCAACAGCAACAAGCCCAACAACAGCTTCTCGCTCAGCAACTGGCCGCCAGCAGTATTTTGAATACTCAGGTGCAACGGCTGCAACAGCGATTTCAAGGCCCCCAACTAACGGCGTTTACGGATCAGCAGAATCTTGAATTGCAACAGCAACTGCAACAACTACAAAACAGTGCCAGCCAAGCGGCTACGCCCACCAACTTCAGCCCAATTACCCTTGCACCAGTCAATCAGCTGAACTACAGAAATTTTTTCACTAACCTTTTTGGTGCCACCAGTGGCGCAACTGCTAACGCAGCCTTGGTGATGAACTATACGCTTTTTGCTGGGGGCGGGCGATCGGCGGCCGTTCAGGCGGCCCGTGACCAAGTGCGCTTCAGTGAACTGGAGGTGCAGCGTCAACTCCAACAACTGATCCTTGATGTAACCAATGACTATTACTTGGCGCAACAGGCCAAGGTTCAGGTGCAAATTGCTGAAGCAGCAGTGGCCAATGCCCAAGTGACTCTGCGGGACGCGAGAGCCTTTGAGCAAGCAGGGATTGGTACGCTATTGGATGTGTTGACCGCGGAGGTGAGCCTTGCCAATGCTCAGCAAAACTTGAGCCAAGCTCGCAATTTGGAAATCACGACCCGGCGACAGTTGGCACAGCGATTGAATGTGAATCAGACGGTGGATGTGGCGATCGCTGAGCGTGTTGAACCCACAGGGGAGTGGAACCTTTCTCTAGAGGAAAGTATTATCCTTGCCTACGAAAACCGTGTTGAGTTAGAGCAGCGGTTACTCCAGCGCACGATTGCCCTGAAAAATCGTCAGGTGGCATTGGCGGCCAGCCGTCCTCAACTGAGTCTCTTTGCCAGTGGCAATCTGCTGGACAAGGTCACCGATGAGCTGGCACCTCGTTTTGGCTATGGGGTGGGGCTACAAATGCAATTAGCCCTCTTTGATGGTGGGGATGCCCGTGCCAGTGCAGCTCGTCAAGAAGCGCTTGCCGCCAGTGCTGAGGAACAATATGCCAACCAAAAGGATCGCATCCGTCTAGAGGTGGAAACAGCTTACACCAATCTCAGAGCCAATCAGAAAAACATTGCCACCGCCCGAACTGCCGTTACCCAGGCTACAGAAGGACTGCGTCTAGCGCGGTTGCGTTTTCAAGCGGGGGTAGGGACGCAACAGGAGGTGACCAATGCGGAAACCAATTTGACCCAAGCCCAAGGGAATCTTCTCGCCGCCATTTTGAACTACAATCGCTCCCTAGCAGCACTAAAGCGTGCTGTCGGTTATCCAGAACAAACACGTTTAGGTGGAAGACAATAG
- the gmd gene encoding GDP-mannose 4,6-dehydratase, protein MGDRKRALITGITGQDGSYLSELLLEKGYEVHGIIRRTSTFNTDRIDHIYVDPHQEGAALRLHYGDLTDGGTLRRILELSQPDEIYNLGAQSHVRVSFDAPQYTVETVAMGTLRLLEAIREYQERTGKQVKFYQAGSSEMFGLVQEVPQRETTPFYPRSPYACAKVYAHWQTVNYREAYNLFACNGILFNHESPRRGETFVTRKITRAVARIVAGQQNKLYLGNLDAKRDWGYAKDYVRAMWLMLQQEQPDDYVVATGETHSVREFLELAFGYVGLNWQDYVEFDPRYLRPTEVDLLLGDPTKAKTVLGWQPSVTFPELVALMVEADLHAVGIQGTSPKTTSDTVLDLIAQRQFISKAD, encoded by the coding sequence ATGGGCGATCGCAAGCGGGCATTAATCACAGGTATCACCGGTCAAGATGGCTCCTATTTGAGTGAGCTGCTCCTAGAGAAAGGCTACGAAGTTCATGGCATTATTCGCCGTACCTCGACCTTCAATACCGATCGCATTGATCACATTTACGTTGACCCCCACCAAGAGGGCGCGGCTCTACGCCTGCACTACGGTGATCTCACCGATGGCGGTACTCTACGGCGGATTTTAGAGCTGAGCCAGCCGGATGAAATTTACAACTTGGGGGCGCAATCCCATGTGCGGGTGAGCTTTGACGCTCCGCAATACACCGTAGAAACAGTGGCCATGGGCACGCTGCGACTCCTAGAGGCGATTCGGGAATACCAAGAGCGCACGGGCAAACAGGTGAAATTTTACCAAGCGGGATCTTCCGAAATGTTTGGCTTGGTGCAGGAAGTGCCGCAGCGGGAAACAACCCCATTTTATCCCCGCAGTCCCTATGCCTGTGCCAAAGTGTATGCCCACTGGCAGACGGTGAACTATCGGGAAGCCTACAACCTTTTTGCTTGTAATGGGATTCTTTTCAACCACGAAAGCCCGCGGCGGGGTGAAACGTTTGTGACCCGCAAAATTACCCGTGCCGTTGCCCGCATTGTCGCTGGCCAGCAAAACAAGCTCTATTTGGGCAACCTAGATGCCAAGCGGGACTGGGGCTACGCCAAGGACTATGTGCGGGCGATGTGGCTAATGCTGCAACAGGAGCAACCGGATGACTATGTAGTGGCAACAGGAGAAACCCACTCCGTGCGGGAATTTCTAGAGCTGGCCTTTGGGTATGTGGGTCTCAACTGGCAGGACTATGTGGAATTTGACCCGCGTTATCTGCGTCCTACGGAGGTGGACTTACTTTTGGGGGATCCGACCAAGGCAAAAACGGTGTTGGGCTGGCAGCCCTCGGTTACCTTTCCTGAACTGGTGGCGTTGATGGTGGAAGCGGATCTCCATGCTGTGGGCATCCAAGGAACAAGCCCCAAAACCACCTCCGACACTGTGCTGGATCTCATTGCCCAGCGGCAGTTTATCAGTAAGGCAGACTAG
- a CDS encoding GDP-L-fucose synthase codes for MDLSEKRILVTGGAGFLGRQVVAQLQKAGAVPEQITVVRSRDYDLRQLSACQAVVQNQDIVIHLAAHVGGIGLNQAKPAELFYDNLMMGAQLIDCAYRAGVEKFVCVGTICAYPKFTPVPFKESDLWNGYPEETNAPYGIAKKALLVQLQAYRQQYGFNGIYLLPVNLYGPGDNFDPLSSHVIPALIRKVYIAQQHAERVIPVWGDGSPSREFLYVEDAARGIVMATQAYDHPDPINLGTGEEITIKKLVELICNLMDFQGQIEWQTDKPNGQPRRCLDTTKAKEAFGFRAQVSLKEGLERTIAWYRQQAASL; via the coding sequence ATGGATCTCAGTGAAAAAAGGATTCTCGTCACGGGTGGGGCGGGATTTTTGGGACGCCAAGTGGTGGCGCAATTGCAAAAAGCAGGAGCCGTGCCTGAGCAGATTACCGTAGTGCGATCGCGCGACTACGACCTACGCCAACTATCTGCCTGTCAAGCGGTTGTTCAAAACCAAGATATTGTCATTCACCTTGCTGCCCATGTGGGAGGGATTGGCCTCAACCAAGCCAAGCCGGCTGAGCTGTTTTATGACAACTTGATGATGGGGGCACAACTCATTGACTGTGCTTATCGCGCTGGCGTCGAAAAATTTGTCTGTGTGGGCACAATTTGTGCTTATCCCAAATTCACCCCCGTTCCCTTCAAAGAAAGCGATCTTTGGAACGGCTACCCCGAAGAAACCAACGCCCCCTACGGGATTGCTAAAAAAGCCCTTCTCGTGCAGTTGCAAGCCTATCGGCAGCAGTATGGCTTTAATGGCATCTATCTCTTGCCGGTGAATCTCTATGGGCCGGGGGATAACTTTGACCCCTTGAGTTCCCATGTGATTCCTGCTTTAATTCGCAAAGTTTACATTGCTCAGCAACACGCGGAGAGGGTGATTCCCGTGTGGGGGGATGGTAGTCCTAGCCGCGAATTTCTCTATGTTGAGGATGCTGCCCGCGGCATTGTCATGGCCACTCAAGCCTACGATCATCCCGATCCGATTAACCTCGGTACAGGCGAGGAAATCACCATTAAGAAGTTAGTTGAACTCATCTGCAACCTAATGGACTTTCAAGGGCAGATTGAATGGCAAACGGATAAGCCCAATGGCCAGCCCCGCCGCTGCCTTGACACCACTAAGGCAAAAGAGGCTTTTGGGTTTCGTGCCCAAGTTTCCCTCAAGGAAGGCCTAGAACGGACAATTGCTTGGTACCGTCAGCAGGCTGCATCGCTATGA
- a CDS encoding GxxExxY protein, giving the protein MRHWLQLIQEIAEDIFQELGSGFSEAIYQKAFEVALRERQIEYEEQRKVPIFFHGYFVGEAIPDLIVRDNGQAVVVIELKAVQNIGDKEVKQVKKYMETLKIPVGVVVNFPTSTAVDHPQMIEVSLNS; this is encoded by the coding sequence ATGAGACACTGGCTCCAGCTCATTCAAGAGATTGCCGAAGACATCTTCCAAGAACTGGGAAGTGGTTTTAGCGAAGCCATCTACCAAAAGGCCTTTGAGGTTGCCCTGCGGGAGCGGCAAATTGAGTACGAAGAACAGCGCAAGGTACCGATTTTCTTCCACGGCTATTTTGTGGGTGAGGCCATTCCCGATCTGATTGTGCGTGACAATGGCCAAGCGGTTGTTGTGATTGAACTCAAGGCTGTTCAGAATATTGGCGATAAGGAAGTCAAGCAAGTCAAGAAGTACATGGAGACCCTAAAAATTCCGGTGGGGGTTGTGGTCAACTTTCCGACTTCTACAGCTGTAGATCACCCGCAAATGATCGAGGTAAGCCTCAATTCTTAA